The genome window TTTTCTAGCTCATAGGCAAATATTGACCTACTTTTTCAGATGCTGCCCCTTGAAACTCCTGCTGGGCTGGATAAACACACTAGGATAACAGCTCTTGGGACTAAGAGTTGCTTTTGGACAGGCTATAATGCAACTGACCCACTCACTGAGTCCTTGCAATGGTCAGCACTGTGCCGACCTCCTGGACCCCTGGGATGGTGGCAGATAAAGGAAAGGCActgggccctgccctccctctgGGAGCTTGTGGACCCGTTGGGGAGAAAGGACTCATGTACTGGGAATGCTTCGAGGTTGTGTGCAAGACAGCTGCAAGGATTCTGAATGTACATTCTTGCCTGAGTAGGAGGTGGCCCTCTGTAACCACCACATCCTTTCCCTTTCTGCGGTTTTAAGTGGAATTTAGTCATGTGCCAAAGTATCTGTGGTAGACAATGGGCAATGTGGTCTGGTAGGAAAGAGAGCTTGGCCAATGCTCTgtagggaggagaggagaatagGGACGGGCTGTGGAGAACTAGGCTGGGCGGAGGAAGTTGCTATGGTTTGTTAAACCTCTTGTATTCATCCCCTGACTTGTCGCTGCACCTACTCCTGGACCTCCAGCTCTCCCCAGGACCTTGCCCCGGGTCTCTCCCAGTTGCATGCATCCAAAGCCCAGTTTCTTTCTGGCTTGAGACCCatgtttctttcctctcccctttcctcaaCCTCGGCCAGCCTAGACCCTGCACCTCCCTTCCCGGTCCTCTGAAACAAGCTGGGTTCCATTGCTCAGTGAGGCTGCTGCCCAGGCTAGGAGATCTGAGGCTTGGTTTCATCTGGGTGAGTTGGACCCCAGTGAAGATCCTAGTTAGCTGAAAGGCTGGAGGTTGGCGGTCAGGAAGTCTGAGGTGCCAGGCAGACAGGGCATCAACTTCGAGCATTGATGCCAAGCAGGTCAGGTCAGGAGGCAGAACTGGCCTGACTGGTCAGAGGCCCAAGGAGGGAGATCTGATCTTTtcgtttgtgtctgtgtgtgtatctgtgggTTAGGCAGAGACTGTGATGCGTGGTGGTCCAAAATTACCTTTCTAACTGTGGGGTGGATCGCCTCGCTGTCTGACCTTTAGGCAAGTAGTTGCTTTCCTATTCTTTGCTGTGGGAAGCTGTAGGGCAGGTGCGCATTGGTTAGAGGCCATCCTAGAGCAGATGAGCAAAGTGTCTGCTTTGTGGTGGGTTGGGATCCTGGGAAGTTCCCATACTGGGGCACCTTAGAGGAAGCTGAGATGCTGGAAGCCAAGGCCGAACTGGGACCTGCCTTGATGGGCAAGAGGAGGGGCCTGTGAGACAAAAGATGAGCCACACACACCCAGGAGGGTGGCCCTTCACTCCACACATATATCCTTCCATGAAAGATGTTTCCCCTACTCATACACTGTACACACACAGTGGGGGCAAGGAGACTTCTAGGTCTCAGGACCAGATGAAGGCCAGGTGTGAGTCTCATTCAGCCCTGACCTTGGGCTTGGTGCCCAGGCAGGGAAAGAGTTGGAGCGGTGCCAGCGGCAGGCGGATGAGGTGACGGAAATCATGCTCAACAACTTTGACAAGGTCCTGGAGCGCGATGGGAAACTGGCAGAGCTGGAGCAGCGTTCAGATCAACTCCTGGACATGGTGTGAGGcctggggaagcagggagggggcaggagagggtAGGACGAGCCCTCAGAGGGAGCTCTCAGGCTGTGTTCAGGGCCTCCAGGCCCTTGGTGGCACCTGAGTCTCCTGTGAGGGGCAGCGTGGGTTCCTTGAGGCACCCCTAGCCTAGATATGTAATGACTAGGCTTCATGAAGTGAAAAGTCCTTGGTTTGAAGCTGGGCTTGGGTTTGATGCCCAGAACCTCCCTAAATGTTGAGGACTGGCATTATCAACTGGGGATGAGCCTGCAGGTCAAGGGCTCTACCAGTGTCTGAGACTAGGAGTCAGTGTGGGAGGGTCCCAGGAGAGGctgtgtggggaaggggaacaggcaggaagaaaaggaTTCAGGAAGAGACCACCCTTGCTGGGGCAGAGTTGGGAGGAGCTGGCTCTGGGGCTTCGGGAGAATCACTAACTCCCATTCTGTGTCTGGGGGCATCCACAGAGCTCAGCCTTCAGCAAGACAACCAAGACCTTGGCCCAGAAGAAGCGCTGGGAGAACATCCGCTGCCGGATCTACTTGGGGCTGGTGCTGGGCGCTGGCGTGCTCATCCTCGTGATTGTGCTGCTCGTCCTCTTTCTCCCACAGAGCAGTGAGGGCAGCAGTGCTCCGCAGGCCCAGAACACAGGTGCTGCCTCGGGGCCTGGGGACTGAGCCAGCTGGGCCTGGAGGAGAGGCCGACTGGCCACACTGGCCTGTTCTGGTCTCCAGAGAACCCTGGAGTTTGCTCCCATCTGAGCCACCCCAGTGAGCACTGACGGGCAGCCCCAATGTGTGCACCTTTGCATCTCCTATCACACCACGGACTGGCCTTTGAGGGCAGTCTGCTGCACTGGCCATGCCAGGCCAGCCCCACCTGGAGCTCAGTAAAAGCTGCTGTTTGATTAAAAGCTGCTGTTTGGTTAaaagctggtgtgtgtgtgtgtgtgtgtgtgtagagagagagagagagagagagagagagagagaggagaagggagagagaagagagagagagaaagagggaaggtcTCCAGGCTGGTCATCCTGCTGTGCCTCCACCCCTGGGGCTATTTAGAAAGGCTACTACATGAAGGACGGCACCCTTGGGAAATGGTCCGTTCCTCTCCCTTTCCTACTTGAGCCAGCCATACACAGACAGATCCTTCTGGAGTGCAGGTGTAAAGACACAACAGGCCCCAAACCAGACCCTTCAACGAtgctctctgagcctgtttctctaATGATGAAATCTATTAGTTTTTTGATGTCTTGGGGGATGCTCAGAGGACCAATGGGACACCAAAGGGATGACAAAGAGGAAAGCACTTTAGAGATTTGTATCATGAGGCTTTCACCTTCAGATAGACTTTTGCCACTCTGAACATCTCCTCCTCAATTTCTCTGCCCATGTTCTTCCTCAAGCTTTACATCAGATCACAGATGAGATGGGGGCAGTGAAAACGGGAAGGGCTTCTATGGTGCTGTAATGCAGTCACAAAGGATGGCCTGGAGTTTGGTGTGGAGGAAAGAATTTGGGCTTTTTAAAGCTCTAGGGCTGCACAGGGCCAAGTAGGCAATGCCTTCAGGGTCACAGGAAAGATCATTGGGTAAAGTCCatgcaagaaggaaagaaggccCTACCAAGACTGGAGAAGCCGGGCAGCCTGTGCCTGGGTTACTGAACTGCATCTCACACTGAAGTGTGGGTAGGAAGAGGAATTTAGGGTCAAGCGTGTAACAGAAGCAGTTCCTTATTAGGTAGAAAAGGCTACTTACAGAGAAACTAGAAGAAACTGGAGAGTTGTGTGGATCTTTATCCCTCACAGAGCTTGTTACTTCTACTGGGTTCATTACCACCTTTCCTGGGAAAGATGGAGGAGAGCACTTGGCCTTGAGGCCTCCACTTAGAGACCATGTGAATTTGGGCAAGCCACTTCCCACACTTGGGTTTCACATGTGTAAAAAGGGGTAGTCTCACTTAGCTCCCAGAATAACTGTGAGGATTATTTATACTGTGCATAGAATACCCATCAATGTCAAGGTTCTAGATGccaaataaatggtagctatcatCCAAATCATTTAGTGCTGTGGTTTTCAACACTGCCTCATGTTAGAATCACATGTAGAACTTATAAAAACACCACACCCAGGCCTAGATCAGTTAAATCAGAATGTTTGAGAGTTAAatatcaagatttttttcccccttaaagcTGCATGCaactcctctcttctctccaggaCATTCGTGGGTAGCCAGGGATGCAAACTACTTAGTATTTAATTCAAGCTGCTAGTCCTACTGGAGCTCGAGGAGAAGTTGAGCAATGGGTTGAAGGTCACACAGAAAGTCCCATGAGCAGGTAAGGCCCCAGTTTCTCCAGCAGGGATCTTCTCTCTTGGTTAGGGAGGTTTGCCCCACCCTTTACTTTTGCGCCTAACACAGAAAAAATGAACAGgaagtttttgttccttttgtggGGGTCAGGGAGAAATCGAAGGCCAACTCCTGAACTAActagggctggggggtggggtgggggtggggcgcggTGCGAAGTGGCACAGGAGCGGGAAGTCCCGATTCCCGGCTCTCCCTCTTGGCTCGAAGACACTTGGGCCCCCGGGCCAGCGCCTCCCTCTCTGACAGGCCTGTAGTATTTGCACAACCGAAACCCTCTGCGCCGCAGGGCGGACGAAGGACTCCTACAGCCCACAGGGCGCTACGGACGCAGCCCATACGTCATTCCTACGTACCCACCCTAGGCTGGGACTCCAAAAGTTTCCTGATCAGCTCCCGCCCCTGCCATTGGCTTTAGCCTTTAGTCACATGATTTACTCGAGCCAAAAAGAGGTGACGGAAGTAATACTTCCGCTTTCTGTGCGTCTAACGAGCCATTGTGCCCGCCTTCCCGTACTCTGATTGGTTACCTTTTCTCAACTCGCTAGTTTATTGGCGAGCGCCGCGAGGCCGCAGTCCAACGGGTCCGACAGTCTGCTGTGTCAGACAGCCTGGCTTCTATGGCGTCCTATTTTGATGAACATGACTGCGAGCCATTGGACCAAGAGCAGGAGGTCCGAACGAACATGCTGCTGGAGCTCGCCAGGTGGGTTCgcggggctgggaggtggggcccGGAAGCAGGTTTCTGGACTGGGGCTGGCTGGGAAGGCGGACTATCTGAGGCAGCAGATTCTGGGGAGAACGGATGAATGACCTGGAGAGTTAGTCCCGAGGCTAGATTCGAGGGGAGGTCGATAATTTGGATCGTCCGTGAGTCGCCCGGGCAAGGGGATTCTGGGAAAGATTGGAGCTGGAATATGGGGAGTCAGGGGTGGTCGGGCAGCGGGCTCTAAATGGTACAGCAGAAGGCAGGTCATGGGGTCCGCGTAGGGGCAGTGGAGATGGGAGTAGGTACATTCTTTAGGAACACCAAGCATGCCAACACTGCCACTTGGAATCTGGCTTTACCGGGTCATTCCTGAGTGGCCTGAGTAACTTCTCTAAACCTGATGCctgtgtgaaatggaaataaacagcCTATGTGCTTGGGGTTGTCAGATAGCAGCTGTAAAACAATTCTCACTTTGCTTTTTATCTAGTGATCACTACTAAGGGGGTCTTATTAttaatagctattattaatattactactAGCTGGGCAGGGTATTTACCTGTTAATGTTGAGTGAATTGTGGGAGCAAAGAAAAAGTATGTTTTCTTGGGTTCTGACCTTGCATCTTTATTCCCAGATCACTTTTCAATAGGATGGACTTTGAAGACTTGGGGTTGGTAGTAGACTGGGATCACCACCTGCCTCCCCCTGCTGCCAAGACTGCGGTTGAGAATCTCCCCAGGACGGTCATCAGGGGCTCTCATGCTGGTGAGAACACTAGTTTTTTCTGCTCTTTGGGGCAGGTCTGCCAGGCCCACCCCTTCCCAAGCTAGATTGTGGACTGGCCTTTCAGTTTTCCAGGCCAGGTTGGGGCAAGAGTGTCCTTTAGGAGTGGAagctgggaggtggggcctgTAGCAGCTCTTCTGATAAACACTCCCTCCTAAAGAGCTCAAGTGCCCCGTGTGTCTTTTGGAATTTGAGGAGGAGGAGACTGCTATTGAGATGCCTTGCCATCACCTGTTCCATTCCAACTGCATTCTGCCCTGGCTAAGCAAGGTActgcttcctttctctcagcCATCACCCTGCCCAGTTCACAAGACCCTTCTTTTTATGAACTGTTGGGGgatcagagaagggagaagggttGGGGTGAACACTGGAAGCAGGGGACGGATATTAGTTTATGAAGACCAGGCCGGGGCTGGAATACTGCCCTGCTTTTCCCAGACTAATTCCTGCCCCCTGTGCCGCCATGAACTGCCCACTGATGATGACACTTATGAGGAGCACAGACGAGAGAAGGTAGGGGCTGGTGGTAAGTGGACGGGGTGGTAATGGAGTTCCCTTAGGGCATCTCCCACCTCAGCAGGCCTGGGTAGGCCTTAGGTCTCTGGCTGCCTTCTCAGTGACTGCGGTGAAGGGCAAGAGCCTTGGCAATACAGAAGCCAGGGACCTGAAAACAGGGAGAGCCAGCTCTGATAGCTGCCCCATCCCATCACCCACAGGTGTTCAGGTATGGCCCTTGCCTCTTTCCTTCAGGCTCgcaagcagcagcagaagcacCGACTTGAGAACCTGCACGGAGCCATGTACACATGAGGCGCCTGGGGCTCATGCCTGTCCTCCATATTTTCTTCTTGCACCTCGAATCCTCATTAAAGTTTTCTTTACCCACGCTGTGGCTACATTGCTCACAGGCCTGGGCAGGGGCTCTACACACTCCACTAGGGCCCTACTGCTACTGGAGAAGGTGGGCCTGGACTGCAGAAGGTACCAGGCTGCGTATTCCTCCCTGCCAAGCCTGCTGGCCTGAAGGCAGTGGACCCTAGGTCAAGAACTTGGCCACTGAACCAGCCAGGCTTGGGCCTATGTGTTCATGGTTGGAAAGCAAAATGTGTCACGGTCTAACTACTTAAAGATGGTAAAGAAAAACTAGTCTGCATCcctctttataatttttagtCAACCTTGGAATCccaggggctttttttttttgcttctaacATTTTAAAGCTGCTTTCtacaccaccccctccccatatCCCATTATACTAAGGAATCAAACTTCAAACCAAACTGAGTAGGGGAAGGAAGTGTGAAATGATCAGCTCTGTCAGTTCTTTAGACTGCTTAAATAAAGGCTTGAGGGGTATTTGGCTAGCACCTGGCATCCTTTGTTCCTgttcctcacagccctgctctcaAAGAGCAGTGGGCATTCAGGACTCTCCCTAAGGGCAGGGGCTTCCCATCCTTTGCCTAGGGAAAGCTGGCCTGAATCAGGCCCTCTCTGTCTTTCCAGAATAGACTACAGACATGCAAATTAGAATTCTtttaatagatatatatataaaaaagtactAAAGTACCCACATGGTTCTGCTGTGTTATTTGCCCTAAAGAAAGTAAGGGGCAGAGTGAAGATTCCCAGTGTAGTTCAGTGGACCTTCCCACACACTAAGGAGTgctcaccctcccctccccaacttcTATCCCTCTTGCTGTTCCCAGCCCCCAATTCCTGCAGCAGGAAACCCCAGCGGTCTGGCCTCGGCACTGGGGAATAGAAGGCACCTGAAGGGCTGGCTGGGTGACTGAGGATATGTGACCTTTAAACATAACACTGCAGAGTGGGGAGCGGGTCATGTGCAGCTCAGGCAGCTGCCAGGGCCTGCTCCTCTATGGCACAGGTGGGTGTGGGATGGCCATTCCTCCAGTAGTGAGGAAGCCTGTATCCCAACAGAAtactttctcaaaattgtttttggtacaaaataaatgcaaagaagacatggggtggggagcagcagaAGCCGGGCCAGCCACCCACCCCAGACCTTCAGATCATGGCGACACTCTCGGGGGCACAGTTGAGGTGAGTAGAGGTGCTGCTGTTCCCCGAGGACTTGCAGGCCCGGCCAGGGGCAGGCTGCAGTGCAGCCACCAGTGTCTCTGAGGAGACTGCCCCAAACTCATAGCAGAAGGTGCCATAGAAAACCAGGATGTCGATGACAAACACCCACTCGCACAGGGCTGCCCCGTGCTGCAGCTGAGAGCTCTCATGGATGAAGAAGACACCACCTGGAATGGGGCTAAGGAAACGTTCAGTAGGATGTGTGGGAGCCTGGCGACACCCCTTCTGCCCTCCCAGACATGTAACTAGGGGAGGGCAAAGGACCAGGCCTCACCTCCCAGGAGAGGGAGCAGAAGACCACTAGGCAGTGGTACCTGGAAGGTGTACCatcctccccagcccctcccccctgccTGGGTGAGAGA of Rhinolophus sinicus isolate RSC01 linkage group LG05, ASM3656204v1, whole genome shotgun sequence contains these proteins:
- the VAMP5 gene encoding vesicle-associated membrane protein 5 isoform X3, translating into MAGKELERCQRQADEVTEIMLNNFDKVLERDGKLAELEQRSDQLLDMSSAFSKTTKTLAQKKRWENIRCRIYLGLVLGAGVLILVIVLLVLFLPQSSEGSSAPQAQNTGAASGPGD
- the VAMP5 gene encoding vesicle-associated membrane protein 5 isoform X2 → MMTSSALPGTVRSPAWLAGKELERCQRQADEVTEIMLNNFDKVLERDGKLAELEQRSDQLLDMSSAFSKTTKTLAQKKRWENIRCRIYLGLVLGAGVLILVIVLLVLFLPQSSEGSSAPQAQNTGAASGPGD
- the VAMP5 gene encoding vesicle-associated membrane protein 5 isoform X1; amino-acid sequence: MTLSPTHPLYTLCSPQPGGHHLTLLLMAGKELERCQRQADEVTEIMLNNFDKVLERDGKLAELEQRSDQLLDMSSAFSKTTKTLAQKKRWENIRCRIYLGLVLGAGVLILVIVLLVLFLPQSSEGSSAPQAQNTGAASGPGD
- the RNF181 gene encoding E3 ubiquitin-protein ligase RNF181 isoform X1, which produces MASYFDEHDCEPLDQEQEVRTNMLLELARSLFNRMDFEDLGLVVDWDHHLPPPAAKTAVENLPRTVIRGSHAELKCPVCLLEFEEEETAIEMPCHHLFHSNCILPWLSKTNSCPLCRHELPTDDDTYEEHRREKARKQQQKHRLENLHGAMYT
- the RNF181 gene encoding E3 ubiquitin-protein ligase RNF181 isoform X2 gives rise to the protein MASYFDEHDCEPLDQEQEVRTNMLLELARSLFNRMDFEDLGLVVDWDHHLPPPAAKTAVENLPRTVIRGSHAELKCPVCLLEFEEEETAIEMPCHHLFHSNCILPWLSKARKQQQKHRLENLHGAMYT